One stretch of candidate division WOR-3 bacterium DNA includes these proteins:
- the rplA gene encoding 50S ribosomal protein L1, with protein MKRSKRYNEALSKIDKNKKYSLKEAIETLKSIANAKCNESVDIAVKLNINIKKQDQMVRGTSDLPYGTGKTKKILVLTKGEKEKEAKDAGADYVGFEEYIEKIKSGWIDFDNVIATPDAMSEVGKLGKILGPKGLMPSPKTGTVTFEVGNQVKALKKGKIEFKTDKGGCVHALVGKVSFPVEHLEANIQTFIQDLIAAKPSTVKGQFIKSITLSSTFGPGIKLNEKDFLKSK; from the coding sequence ATGAAGAGATCAAAACGTTATAATGAAGCATTATCCAAAATTGATAAAAATAAGAAATATTCTTTAAAGGAAGCTATTGAAACTTTAAAGAGCATTGCTAACGCGAAATGTAATGAGTCTGTGGATATCGCAGTCAAGTTAAATATTAACATAAAGAAACAGGACCAGATGGTTCGTGGTACTTCAGATCTACCCTATGGCACAGGAAAAACAAAAAAAATACTCGTTCTTACCAAGGGTGAAAAGGAAAAAGAAGCAAAGGACGCGGGTGCTGACTATGTTGGTTTTGAAGAATATATAGAAAAAATAAAATCAGGGTGGATTGATTTTGACAATGTTATAGCAACGCCTGACGCAATGTCTGAAGTTGGAAAACTGGGTAAAATCCTCGGTCCCAAGGGTTTAATGCCATCCCCAAAAACCGGCACCGTTACATTTGAGGTTGGTAATCAGGTGAAGGCATTGAAAAAAGGCAAAATTGAATTTAAAACTGACAAGGGTGGTTGTGTTCATGCCCTGGTAGGCAAAGTATCTTTTCCGGTTGAGCATCTCGAAGCTAATATCCAGACATTTATACAGGACCTCATTGCTGCTAAACCGTCTACCGTTAAAGGTCAATTCATAAAATCTATTACACTCTCCTCTACTTTTGGACCTGGTATTAAATTAAATGAAAAAGATTTTCTAAAGTCAAAATAG
- the rplL gene encoding 50S ribosomal protein L7/L12: MTTKTKRSVAELVEDISNLTVLELSELVKSLQEKFGVTASAPVQVVAQPAAGAEPAKAATEEKSEFTVTLTASGDKKIQVLKVLRELTGLGLKEAKDLVDNPPKVIKEGATKEEAQNFKTKLEEVGATVEVK, from the coding sequence ATGACAACAAAAACCAAAAGAAGCGTTGCTGAATTGGTTGAAGATATAAGCAACCTTACTGTTCTTGAACTCTCAGAACTTGTAAAATCGCTCCAAGAAAAGTTTGGTGTTACTGCTTCTGCACCAGTTCAAGTAGTTGCCCAGCCAGCCGCTGGTGCTGAACCAGCAAAAGCAGCAACCGAAGAAAAGAGCGAATTTACAGTGACATTAACCGCCAGTGGTGATAAGAAAATACAGGTTCTAAAAGTCCTGAGAGAACTCACTGGTTTAGGGCTGAAAGAGGCTAAAGACCTCGTTGACAACCCACCAAAAGTAATAAAAGAAGGAGCCACAAAAGAAGAGGCACAAAATTTCAAAACCAAACTTGAAGAAGTCGGGGCAACAGTTGAAGTAAAATAA
- the rplJ gene encoding 50S ribosomal protein L10, with the protein MPSQKNIETLKKSTEIMKNGKAFYFTEFTGLNVQQLENLRRELKKNQCNYLVVKNTLGLLALKNLGYEIDSIKKIFYGPIGIAIAYDDPLVPTKILKNIQGLKIKGAFVEGNVYDAGGVAELAKIPSKLVLLQSVVGSLNILGNLVNTLNSVIQNLVFTVDGIKNKINS; encoded by the coding sequence ATGCCCTCGCAAAAAAACATTGAAACCTTAAAAAAGAGCACAGAGATCATGAAGAATGGAAAGGCATTTTATTTCACTGAGTTCACAGGATTAAATGTGCAGCAATTGGAAAATTTACGACGGGAATTGAAAAAAAATCAATGCAATTATCTCGTAGTCAAAAATACCCTGGGACTCTTGGCATTGAAAAATTTAGGCTATGAAATTGATTCAATAAAGAAAATATTTTATGGACCAATAGGCATAGCAATCGCTTATGATGATCCTCTTGTGCCAACCAAGATTCTTAAGAATATTCAGGGATTAAAAATTAAAGGCGCTTTTGTTGAAGGAAATGTTTATGACGCAGGTGGAGTTGCCGAGCTAGCAAAAATACCATCAAAACTTGTTCTTTTGCAATCCGTTGTTGGTTCTCTTAATATACTCGGCAATCTTGTTAATACATTAAATAGTGTTATACAAAATTTAGTTTTTACAGTTGATGGAATTAAAAATAAAATTAATAGTTAA
- the rplK gene encoding 50S ribosomal protein L11, with translation MAKKVVAVVKLQIPGGSATPAPPVGPALGQHGVNIMEFCKAFNAETKNLTGLVIPAVVTIYNDRSFTYVLKSPPASILLKQAAGIAKGSAQPNREKVGKITKKQLEEIAQRKMKDLNCDSLEKAIKIIEGTARNMGIIVEQE, from the coding sequence GAAAGTCGTTGCCGTTGTTAAATTACAAATTCCAGGAGGAAGTGCTACACCGGCACCACCGGTGGGACCGGCATTGGGTCAGCACGGGGTTAATATAATGGAGTTCTGTAAGGCATTCAATGCTGAGACTAAAAACCTTACAGGACTTGTCATACCGGCAGTAGTTACTATCTATAACGACCGTTCCTTCACTTATGTCTTAAAAAGCCCGCCCGCCTCAATTCTTTTAAAACAGGCCGCAGGCATTGCTAAAGGCTCTGCCCAGCCAAATCGCGAAAAAGTTGGAAAAATCACAAAAAAACAACTTGAGGAGATCGCTCAGCGTAAGATGAAAGATCTCAATTGCGATAGTCTTGAAAAGGCAATAAAAATAATTGAAGGAACGGCAAGAAATATGGGTATAATTGTGGAGCAGGAATGA